The Bradyrhizobium sp. CCBAU 051011 DNA segment CAGAAGCGCCGCAAGCTCGCGCTCCAATTCCACGGTGCAGTCGAGGATCATCCGCAAGCCGTCGTCATATTTGCGGAAGTCGGAATTCTCCACCACCTGCTGCACGTAGTTCTTCGGCACGAAATTACCGACCTTGATGCCGAAGCGCATCACGACATAGGCCCACAGCGTCACCGCCAGCACCACGGTGCGCCGCTTCAACAGCGGCCCGCCCCGTGCGGCGCGCGCTTCATATTCCACGCCGGCCGGCGGCCAGCGCAGCGGCGGCCCGCCCGGCGGCACCGGCCGCCCGGCATCCGGCGACCGTTCGACCAGGCGGATGATGTCCTCGATCACCTTGCGGAAGCGATGCGGATCGGCGCCCTTGGTGGGCACCACCAGCACGGAAAGAATGAGCCCACGCGAGGAGGGAATTTCCTCGAACCGGCACGACAATCCACTTAGATCGGGCTGCGTGCCCGGCTCCGCCGCCGGCACGGCAAATTCGCCACGCTTCATCGCGGCATCGGCCCAGCCCAAGCCGCCGCCGGAAAACATCGCATAGGACAGATTGGCCGATGGGCCGAAGCGGGCGACCTTGATATCAAGGCCCTGCGCGCGGATGTCCTTCACCGGCACCAGTGCCACCCGCATCACCAGATCGAGATCCTGGCTGACCCATGCCGCGGTCGCCGCCAGCGCCTCGCGGGCGCGCGCGAAGTCGGCGGGCGCCACCGCAAAGCTGGCGCCATCGCCGCCGAACACGAACGGAAATTCGCGGCCGTCGAGCGCATTGGTGACGGCCGCAATGACCGCGGCGCCGGCCATGTTGACCGCCTTGTAGCGCTGGTTGGCGATCGCCTTGGTCGATTCCACGATGTCGGCGACGCCGACCGTCCAGTCGTCCGGCAATGGCGCATACATCGCCGGGTCCATCAGGCTGCCGAAGCCGCGAAAGACCGGGATCGAGCCATAGAAAATGTCGGTGCCGTCAGACGTCGTCATGGCGATCCGGGTTGGAGGTCCAACTTCCTAGCAGATACGGCCGATCCTGAAATCGGTTGGCGCGGCAGATCGTCCTACCCCTTGGCGATCCCCCGCAGCACCAGTTGATTGAGCCGGTTGGCAAAGGCGGCCGGGTCCTCCGGCAACTCGCCGTCGAGGATCTGCGCCTGTTCCAGCAACAGGAACGACAGGTCCTTCGCGGCATCCTTGTCGCCGGCAATCGCCGCGACCAGTGGATGGCGCAGGTTGATCTCGAGGATCGGCTTGGTCGTGGGCGCCTTGTTCTGCATCGCCAGCAACCGTTCGAGCATGCGGTCGTGCGCGCCGCCGCCGGCGACCAGGCATGACGCGCTCGAGGTCAGCCGCTGCGAGGCGCGCACGTCGGAGACGCGCTCGCCGAGCGCATCCTTGATCAGCGCGATCGTCGTGGCCTCATCCGCGCCGGCTTCGTCCTTCTTGTCCTCGGCCTTGTCATCCAAGAGCGGGATCAGGGCGAAATCGATATCGCCCTGGCTCAGGGATTTCAGTGGCTTGCCGCCGAAATCGAGCGATGCGGAGGTCCAGAACGCATCGACCGGATCGGTCAGCAGCAGCACCTCGATGCCGCGGGCGGTGGCGGACTCCAGTTTCGGATTGGCCTTCAGCCGCTCGACGCTGTCGCCGGTCAGATAGAAGATATCGGTCTGGTTCGGCTTGAGGTCCTCGACATATTGCTTCAGCGAACGGTTCTCGCCCTTCGTGGTCGTGAAGCGCGACAGGCCCAGCAACTTCTCGCGGCGCTCAAAATCCTCCCAGATGCCTTCCTTGATCACGGGGCCGAACGCGTCCCAGATTTTTGCGAACGCTTCCGGCTCCTTGTCGCCGAGGCTCTCCAGCTCCGATATCACGCGGCTGGTGACGGCTTTACGAATCTGCGCGAGCTGCGGATTATTCTGCAGCATCTCTCTGGAGATGTTGAGCGGCAGGTCCTCGCTGTCGATCACGCCGCGAACGAAGCGCAAATAGGCCGGCAGGATATCGGCGTCGTCGGCGATGAAGACGCGGCGGACATACAGCTTGATCTTGCCCTTGCGCGCCTGGTCGAACAGATCGAACGGCTTTGTCGACGGCGCGAACAGCATCACCGCATAGGACTGCCGCCCTTCGGCGCGATAATGCAGCGTCATCGCGGGCTCGTCGAACGCACCTGCGACCTGCTGATAGGCCTGCTTGTAGTCCTCCGGCGAAAGCTCCGACTTCGGCCGCTGCCACAACGCGCTGGCCGAATTGATCTGGCGCGGCTCGCCCTCCTCCGGCACCAGCAGAATCGGAAACTGGATGTTGTCGGACCAGGCGCGGACGATGCGCTCGATCTCGAAACTCTCGAGATATTTTGATGCGTCTTGCTTCAAATGCAGGACGATCTCGGTGCCACGCGAGACGCGCCCGGCATCCTCGTCGCTGCCTTGCGCGATTTCAAATCCGCTGCCGCCACTGGACGACCAGATGAAGACCTGGTCGGAACCGGCGCGGCGGCTGGTGACGACGATGCGCTCGGCGACCATGAAGGCGGCATAGAAGCCGACGCCGAACTGGCCGATCAGATTGGTGCCGTCCTTGGCCTCGGTCAGGCGGGAGAGAAAGGATTTTGTGCCGGAGCGCGCAATGGTGCCGAGATTATCGATCAGTTCCTGCCGGTCCATGCCGATACCGTTGTCGACGACGGAAAGCGTATGGGCCTTCTTGTCCGGCCTGATGCGGATTTCGGGCGGCGCGCCGTCGGCGATCAGCTCGGGCGCCGATATCGCCTCATAGCGCAGCTTGTCACAGGCATCCGACGCGTTCGAAATCAGCTCGCGCAGAAAGATGTCGGTCTCCGAATAGACCGAGTGCACCA contains these protein-coding regions:
- the htpG gene encoding molecular chaperone HtpG, whose amino-acid sequence is MTTTTAPESQPFQAEVAELLNLMVHSVYSETDIFLRELISNASDACDKLRYEAISAPELIADGAPPEIRIRPDKKAHTLSVVDNGIGMDRQELIDNLGTIARSGTKSFLSRLTEAKDGTNLIGQFGVGFYAAFMVAERIVVTSRRAGSDQVFIWSSSGGSGFEIAQGSDEDAGRVSRGTEIVLHLKQDASKYLESFEIERIVRAWSDNIQFPILLVPEEGEPRQINSASALWQRPKSELSPEDYKQAYQQVAGAFDEPAMTLHYRAEGRQSYAVMLFAPSTKPFDLFDQARKGKIKLYVRRVFIADDADILPAYLRFVRGVIDSEDLPLNISREMLQNNPQLAQIRKAVTSRVISELESLGDKEPEAFAKIWDAFGPVIKEGIWEDFERREKLLGLSRFTTTKGENRSLKQYVEDLKPNQTDIFYLTGDSVERLKANPKLESATARGIEVLLLTDPVDAFWTSASLDFGGKPLKSLSQGDIDFALIPLLDDKAEDKKDEAGADEATTIALIKDALGERVSDVRASQRLTSSASCLVAGGGAHDRMLERLLAMQNKAPTTKPILEINLRHPLVAAIAGDKDAAKDLSFLLLEQAQILDGELPEDPAAFANRLNQLVLRGIAKG
- a CDS encoding DUF3095 domain-containing protein, which translates into the protein MTTSDGTDIFYGSIPVFRGFGSLMDPAMYAPLPDDWTVGVADIVESTKAIANQRYKAVNMAGAAVIAAVTNALDGREFPFVFGGDGASFAVAPADFARAREALAATAAWVSQDLDLVMRVALVPVKDIRAQGLDIKVARFGPSANLSYAMFSGGGLGWADAAMKRGEFAVPAAEPGTQPDLSGLSCRFEEIPSSRGLILSVLVVPTKGADPHRFRKVIEDIIRLVERSPDAGRPVPPGGPPLRWPPAGVEYEARAARGGPLLKRRTVVLAVTLWAYVVMRFGIKVGNFVPKNYVQQVVENSDFRKYDDGLRMILDCTVELERELAALLASAASERIVRYGLHRQDAAMMTCFTPSVMRSDHVHFIDGARGGYASAATALKAMAA